The sequence GTATCAGCTTCATGGCTTCTGCGATGCTTCGCTTGAAGTCTACGGTGCAGCTGTCTATCTCATTGCCATTGACGTGAACGGCAACTACAGCTCGTGTCTGCTCGGCTCGAAGTCTCGGGTGGCACCAATAAACAAGCCGTCTCTTCCTCGATTGGAGCTTTGTGCAGCAGCGTTGTTGGCTGAATTAGTCAAGGCCATGAAAGCATCACTTCGAATTCCAATCCATCGAACAATAGGGCATAGCGACTCAACAACCACACTAGCATGGATCGCCGGGGACTCTGCTCGGTGGAAAATATTTGTAGCCAACCGGGTAGCTGCAATCAACTTAGTCATCCCAGAATCGGATTGGAGACATGTACCAACAAAGGTGAACCCAGCCGATCTTCTCACGCACGGAGTAGCACCATGCGTACTAGCAACGTCTAAACTTTGGTGGCATGGACCAGACTGGAAGGTTATCACCGACACTCTAATCTTGCCGAATATTACCGCAAAGGAACGAGAAATTGTTGACAACGAAGTTCGACGTCAGCAGCCGATCCTCGCATATATTATGACGACCAGTGACGTGATCGATGATTTGGCTAACCGATTTTCGTCATACTACAAGCTAATCCGGGTGACAGCGTGGATAATCCGATTCGGAGAAAACTGTCAACTCGAACGCAGTCAACGGATTACTGGGCCTCTATCAGTAGCAGAAGTATTATCAGCGCGAAATCTCTTAGTCCGGTATACGCAGCACCAAGCCTATGCTGCGGAAATAACGGCACTGGAAAAGGGACTACAATTACCACACCGAAGCAAGATTCTTGCTTTAAGTCCATTTATCGAAAGCTCTCTCCTCAGGGTGGGCGGCCGACTCGCCAGATCTGATTTGGAATATAATGCGAAACATCCGTTAATCATCCCGGCGGAAAGCAGACTAGCAACCTTAATATTCCAACATGAACACATCCGCAACCATCATTTGGGACCAACCTCGTTACTTGCTTCCGTCAGGTCCTTATACTGGGTTCCACAAGGCAGAAAGTTGGCGAGGAACACAGTTTGGAGGTGCATCCCATGTCACAGGAACAATCCAAATCGTGGCATGCTACAGCAGATCATGGGACAACTTCCACAACAACGGCTAACTCAAGCACCACCATTCTACCACTGTGGAGTGGACTATGCGGGACCAATCACGTTAGTTGAGAGAAGATGTAGAGGCTCACCAACAACGAAAGGCTACATTGCCATCTTTGTATGCTTTGTAACTAAGGCAGTCCACATTGAAGCGGTTTCAAAACTCTCCACCAGGGCTTTCTTAGCAGCTATGCGGCGATTTCTAGCTAGAAGAGGGCATTGCGGACACATGTACAGTGACAATGGCACCAATTTCACTGGCGCTGTCAACGAAATGCGCAACTGGTATCGGAAGATAAATTCATCCGAACACAACAATCGGGTGGCAAATTTGCTATCAACGGGTGGAACGCAATGGCACTTCAACCCACCTGGCTCGCCGCATATGGGAGGACTATGGGAAGCAGCAGTGAAATCAGCAAAACATCATCTCAACATCGTGTCACGAAATGCTCGTCTCACATTCGAAGAGTTTGCTACGTTGCTCACTGAGATTGAGGGAATTCTCAATTCACGTCCCATTTCACCAGCTTCAAACGACCCAAACGATTTGCAACCACTTACTCCGGGACATTTCTTGAT comes from Armigeres subalbatus isolate Guangzhou_Male chromosome 2, GZ_Asu_2, whole genome shotgun sequence and encodes:
- the LOC134210525 gene encoding uncharacterized protein LOC134210525 produces the protein MQRQLQRDPEKYGLYHKYMEAFLAANHISRIPPDPDHPKIIYVAHHGVTKADSSTTKLRVVVNAAQKSSNGLSLNDLLATGPIVQDTLYNLLINFRLHAVVITGDIEKMYLQIRVTEDDSKLIRMLWQEPGQPLAEYGINTVTFGMSCAPYLATRTLNQLAEDEGHEFPLAKDAIEDFYVGAATREEAIEKRRQVSAMLQRGGFVIRKWASNDKEVLAEIPPEDQAVNPVHTVDCQDTIKTLGIQWQYREDLLTFKAACDPIKEYFTKREVLSTIAKIFDPLGLIGPVVVIAKMLMQELWKIQVDWSEPLPNQFNHRWRTYLMHLQDVWRIRIPRRCIGISDPVQYQLHGFCDASLEVYGAAVYLIAIDVNGNYSSCLLGSKSRVAPINKPSLPRLELCAAALLAELVKAMKASLRIPIHRTIGHSDSTTTLAWIAGDSARWKIFVANRVAAINLVIPESDWRHVPTKVNPADLLTHGVAPCVLATSKLWWHGPDWKVITDTLILPNITAKEREIVDNEVRRQQPILAYIMTTSDVIDDLANRFSSYYKLIRVTAWIIRFGENCQLERSQRITGPLSVAEVLSARNLLVRYTQHQAYAAEITALEKGLQLPHRSKILALSPFIESSLLRVGGRLARSDLEYNAKHPLIIPAESRLATLIFQHEHIRNHHLGPTSLLASVRSLYWVPQGRKLARNTVWRCIPCHRNNPNRGMLQQIMGQLPQQRLTQAPPFYHCGVDYAGPITLVERRCRGSPTTKGYIAIFVCFVTKAVHIEAVSKLSTRAFLAAMRRFLARRGHCGHMYSDNGTNFTGAVNEMRNWYRKINSSEHNNRVANLLSTGGTQWHFNPPGSPHMGGLWEAAVKSAKHHLNIVSRNARLTFEEFATLLTEIEGILNSRPISPASNDPNDLQPLTPGHFLIGRPITAINDQDYQPSSDEPYDVRFRYIHDLRQHFWDRWSKEYIPELQIKGKWHRMTNLVHENDLVLVKHSKLPINQWIIGRILRLHQAPDGNPRLATIKTSTGEIVQSIHNLSKLPVSPEN